GAGGTCGCCGTCCTGCGCCCCGGCGACGCCGTCTGGGCCTCGCCGGGCGAGTGGCACTGGCACGGCGCCGCACCTGACCAATTCATGGCGCACACCGTGATCTGGGACGGCGACCCCGATGGCGAGGAGACCACCTGGGGCGAGCTGGTCACCGACGAGGAATACGGCTATCCGGACGGTCAGCAGCCCACCTGACCCACGCGCCGGCGGCGCACGTTCGATCAGCCGAGCGCGCTGTCGATCAGCTTGCACGCGTCCTGGAGCCGCGTGCCCAGGTAGGTGCCGGGCAGGTTGCGGCGGCTTCGGGTCGAGGTGAAGGCGTTGCCCGCGTAGAACACCTCGACGCCCAGGACGTTCGCGGCGTGCAGTGATTGGATGGCGCGGGCGCGACCGGAGTTGAGGTGCGAGACGATGACGGCAGCCCCGGCGCCGGTCGCTCGGATCGCGGTCTCCAGAGCGGGTACGGAGGTCTTGGCCCCCAGCAGGCGAACGGTCCACTGCTGGTAGCGAAGCAGGGTCGCCAGCGCCTCCAACCCGATGGTGTGCAGATCGGTCGGCCCGCACGCCAGCACGATGGGTGTCGGCCGGGCAGGCGCCGGGGCATAGGCGGCCAGGGTCTCCAGCCAGGCCCGCGATGCCTCGGTGGCGAGGTGTTCCTGTTCCACGTCGCAACGCCCGGTCTGCCACCACAGCCCGACCTGCCGCATCGCCGGCAGCAGCACGTCGTCCAGGCAGGCCGCCAGGCCCAGGGCGCCCTGGGCCCGGGTCCGGGGCGCGCGCACCGCGACCGGGTCCGAGCGTTTGGACGCGGCCAGCACGTCGTTGACGAACTCGCTGGCGGTGCCGGTGAGCCGGAGCAACTCGCGCACCGACTGGGCGGCTTGGCTGGCCCGCTTGCCCCGGGCTATCTCATCGCGCATCAGCCGGAGGCCGTGCAGCTCCGCGGTGGAGTACCGGCGGTGCTTGCCCACGCCGCGGACCGTCTCAGGCATGTTGTAGCGCAGTTCCCAGGAGCGCAGCGTCGGCATGGGCACCCCGAGCTGGCGCGCCGCCTCGGCGATCGGCACACCGGGAAACGCGTTGTGCGGCTCCTCGTCACCGTCGGAAACCGGCATCAGTCCGGACCCGGCGGATCTGTTGGACCCGTCTGGTGGTGGGCCGCTCGGGGTGCTGCTCATCGGGGTGTCCGTCGAAGAAGAGGGGGACCGGCGTATGAGGTGGAACCCGCCCAGCTTCGCACGCGGACGTGCCAGCGTCTATCCGATGCTCAGCTCGCAGGTTCCGTCCTGGCCGCTGATCGCAGGATGAGCGAGGACGCGGTCTGCAGCCGGGTTCCGAGATAGGTCCCGGGGAGGTTGCGTCGCAGTCTGGCGGTCGCGAAGGCGTCCCCGGCGTAGAACAGTTCGGGTACCTGTTCGTGGGCCAGGCGAAGCGATTCAGCGGCGCGGTTACGGTTGGCGCGTAGATGCGACACGATCACGACAGCCGCGGGAAGGCTGGCTCGGATGGCCGTGACGAGCGCTCTGGTGGACACCCGGGCCCCGAGCAGGCGGCATTCCTGCCCCTCGTAGCGCAGCAGGATGCCCAGCGCCTCCAGGGCGAGGCTGTGCTGGTCGGTCGGCCCGCAGGCCAGCACCACGGGTGGGCCCCGATCAGGTGCGGGCACCAGTACCTCGTGACTCTGCAGCCACGCCCGCGCGCATTCGGTGGCCAGCCGCTCCTTCTCGATGCCGCACTGCCCGCTCTGCCAGAGGGCTCCGATGGCGCGCATCCCCGGCAGCAGCACATCGTCGAGGCAGCCGCCCAAGCCACATGCTTCGGTGGCCTGTTCGAGCACCCGTCGCATCGTCGTCGGATCATCGCGCCGGAACGCCCGCAGAAACCGGTCGGCGAACTCCGCGGGCAGCTCGGCCGGGCCGGTTGGGGTTCCCCGTAGGGGCTGCTGTTGACCCATCTAGCGCGCCTCGTCGCGGCGGCCGTAGGGCGGCGGCGCGGCGGGAAGGCAGAACACGGGATTCCTCTCGGTGGTTGGCCCACCCATCCTCACGAGCGCGCGGCGGCGCCAACAAGGGATCGATCGGGTAAGAACCACGATGCATAGTTTGAGAACGGCTTTTGACCACCGCTTCGGGGCACCATTCAGAGGGGCACAGCAGGACGCCCGACGCTGAACCCCACTTCAGCACGGCGCCAGCTGGCATCGACTGGAACTACACCCGGAGGCTTGCCATGAGCACTCAACCCGCGCACTTTCTCGAGCACCGCTCGTCCGCTGAGGCGGGCTCGGACCTGGGGTCGATCCTCCGGGCCCTGGATGGCCTGGTGGCTTCTGCCGAACCCGCGGTCGTGTTCACCAGCCTCGCCCGGCTGTGCGTGCCCCTGATCTGCGATGCGGCCACTGTCGCTCTCAAGACCGCTGACCAGCAGGCCTACCTGACCAAATGGCCGTGGAGCGCGGCCGACCCGGAGGATTCCGCCCTGGTCAGGGAGGCGATGGCAGGCAGGCAGGTAGTCAGCCACGATGCGGTGCTCACCCCGATACTCGGCATGAGCACCGAAGGCGTCCTCGACTACCAGGGCGTGCTGACGCTGGCCTTCCACACGGAGCGTCCCGGTCCCAGCCATCGCGTGCTCGCTCAACTCGTCGTCGAGCGAGCGGTGACGTTGATCGAGCGCGAGCGCCTCGCCGAGCTGGCGACGGCCCTGCAGACCAAGGTCGACAACCTCGGCGTCGCGTTGACGACCAATCGCCAGATCGGCATCGCCATCGGAATCATCATGGCCAACCACAAGCTGACCGGCGACCACGCTTTTGACCTCCTGCGTCGAGTCAGCCAGCACAGTCACCGCAAGATTCATGACATCGCCGTGGACGTCGTCGACGCCGGAGTGCTCGAGCTGCCCGCCGGTCTCACCGCGATGGCGCCCCCGGTCGCCCCCGGGACCGAGACCGGAACAGCGTCCGGCCGGCGCACGTTCCTGCCCGGCCCACACACCTCCCTGCACTGCGCTCCCAGGCATTGACACCCATGTCGGCCACAATCCGGTCGCGACGCTGGCACGCCGAGATCGCCTCCCGACTGCAGGGAGGTGACTCGGTCGCCCTGATGGAGCTGTATGACGCGACCTCGGCCATCGTCTACGCCTACGCCTTGCGGGCGGCCACCTCGGGAGACGACGCCTACCGCGCCACCCGCGACGCCTATCTCACCGTGTGGCAGGCTCCGCAGATCCTCGAGGACCTCCGAGTGCCGGTCGAGGTCAGGTTGGCGTCTCTCATCAAGTCTGCCCCCGGTCAGGTCACCAAGACCCAGTCGCGAAAGCTGCCGTAGGACCTGACGAATTCGGCTGCGTCCCTGAGAACGCCCGACACCCGATCACTGCCCTGTCCAGCGATCCGCTCACCGGCGAGGTCGCCGGCAAGGTCAAGATTTCGCGCTAGTCGTTCGACCGGAAAACCACGTGACTCCAGCACGCTGGCCAACCACGCGACATCGTCTCTCATGTCACTCTCGTCGTTGACCGCCTCGACGGCCCAGCTCAGCAGGTGCTGGTTGTCGTGGACACACCAGGCGTTGCCGGCCGCTGCGTACCGCTGCTCCTCGTCAGGAAACTCCTCGCGGTAGCGGCGGCAGATCTCGGTGGCCAGGACGACGAGATCCAACGGCTGGCCATCAGCGAGGACAGCTGACAGGGGCGCAGCGTCGCCGCCGCTGGGTGGCAGCAGTGCGCGTGCGCTCACTGAGCGACCACCTCATAGGTCTGTTGCAGGTGCTCAAGCCGTTCGAGCTTGATCGCGTTCTTCAAACCGGGGTCCATCCGCGCGTGGGACACTCGGTGGTCTTCGCTCTTCATGTAAGCCTTGAAGGAGTCTCGGTCACGCCACCTGCTGACCATGAGCACCTCAGCCGGGTCGCGGTCAGAACGCCAGACCTGCAGATCGACGAAGCCATCATGATTCTCGACCAGGCCCGCACGCTGGGTGAAGGCCGCGATCAGCTCATCGGAGCGGTCAACCGCTACCCGTAGGCGCGACACCGAGACATACATCTGGGGAACGGTCATGGGTGGAATCTAATAGCTGAGGCGCCCGGCGCGCCCTAGGCCGGGGTGTAGGCGTCGGCGAGCTCGTCGGCCAGCGAACAGGCCGCCTGCTTGGCGGATTCGATCGCCGCGGCGCGCACGGTGGGTGACTGATCCATTGGCTGCGCGTTCACGCAATGAAAGTCGGTTATTCCCACGAACCCAAATATTTGGCGCAGATATGATTCCTCGGCGTCAAAGGCATGCATCGGGCTCTCCAGCGAATAATCCCCGCCTCGGCTGGTGATGCACACAATTCTCTTGCCGTGCACCAGGCCGACCGGCACGCCGTGCTCGTTGTAGGCAAACAGGTAACGGGGCTGGACGATCGCGTCGATGTAGTACTTGAGCGCGTACGGAATGCTGAAGTTCCACATCGGCGCGGTGACCAGGTAGAGGTCGGCGGCCAGGAACTCCTCGATCAGCGCCTCGATGTGCGTCCAGGACTCGGCGTGGTCGGGATCGATGGGCCGGCCCACCATCAGCCGGTATTTCGAATCCATGTTCTGGCCGTCGACCGGGGGCAGCTCCTCGGCGAACAGGTCCCGGGAGCGCACCTCCGACTCCGGCCGCTTGCTCTGCAGGCGCTGCAGGAACGCGTTCAGACCTGCAGGGTGCTCGATCGGGCAGCTCGTGGCGTGGCGATGATGTGCAACAGCTTCATGTGAAACGCACCCTCCCAGCGAATCTCCACATCCGTCGGACGCGGAAAGCCGCAACGCGCGCCGGTGGCACAACCCCCGTGGCCGTGTCGGTTAAGCGAATGACGCTAGCCGGTAGAAGCGTTTCCTGTCCGCCTGGCGTGTATACAAAGGAGCTGGTGACGTTGGGCAAAATACTGGGGATAAAGCGCGCAACACTCGCACAGACATCTGGCGGACCTGCCGGCCGAAAGCGCCTCCTGATGCAAGGATGGCCCTTTCCTAACGCACCCCGGGAGCATCCATGCACCGTACGTTCATGGCGCGCGCGGCCATCGCCGTCTGCGCGCTCGTCCTGCTCGCCGGCTGCGGAAGCAGCGACGACGAGCCCACCGACGCCGGCAAGGACAGCGGCATCAAACTCATCAAGGCGGGCGAGCTCACGACCTGCACGCACCTGCCCTACCCGCCGTTCCAGTCCGCGCAGGACGGCAAGGTGGTCGGCTTCGACGTCGACCTCATCGACCTGGTCGCCAAGGACCTCGGCGTCAAGCAGGGGATCGTCGACACCCCGTTCGAGAACATCAAGACCGGTGCGTCCCTCAACGCCGGCGAGTGCGACGTCGCGGCGGCCGGCATGACGATCACCGAGGAGCGCAAGGCCAACCTCGACTTCTCCGAGCCGTACTTCGACGCCACCCAGGCGCTGCTGGCCAAGAAGGGTTCGGGCATCACCTCCCTCGAGACGGCCAAGGGCAAGAAGTTCGGCTCGCAGGCCTCCACCACCGGCGAGGACTACGTAAAGGGCAAGGGCATCGACCCGGTGTCGTTCGAGACCTCCGACGCCGAGCTCAACGGCCTTCGCAGCGGCCAGGTGGAAGTGATCGTGCAGGACCTGCCGGTGGTCAACGGCTGGCTCAAGGACCCGGCCAACTCCGACTACGAGGTCGTTGCCAACCTCGACACCGGCGAGCAGTACGGCTTCGCGGTCAAGAAGGACAGCAACGACGAGCTGCTCGCCAAGATCAACGCGGCCCTTGCCAAGGCGAAGAGCGACGGCACCTACGATTCGATCTACACCAAGTGGATCGGCGCCAAGCCGGCTAGCTGACCTCGGACTGGAGGTCCCGGTGGGCGCGCATCTCGCCCGCCGGGACCTGCCGCGAACGGATGCCCATGGCCACCAGCACCTCCAGCGCCGAAACCACGCCTGGCAGCAAGCCCGGCGGTAAACCCGGCGCGCCCCGGTCACGGCTGACCCGCCGGCAGCGCCGCCGGCTCAGCCTGGGCGTCCAGTACACGGTGTTCGTGGCGGTGCTGGTCCTGCTGGCCTCGCTGGCCGACTGGGAGACGCTGCGGCAGAACTTCGCCCGCGGCGAGATCGCCCGCGAGATGTTCCCCGGCGTACTGACGGTGGCGCTGAAGAACACTGTCATCTACACCATGACCGGCTTCGCCGCCGGGCTGGTGCTGGGCGTGCTGCTGGCCCTGATGCGGTTGTCGTCGGTGCCGCCCTACCGCTGGCTCGCGGCGGCCTACGTCGAGGTATTCCGCGGCCTGCCGGCGCTGCTCATCTTCATCTTCGTGGGCATCGGGGTGCCGCTGGCGTTCCCCGGCGCCAAGATCCCGGGCGGCACCGTCGGCAAGGTCGCGTTGGCGTTGGCGCTGGTGTCAGCGGCCTACATGGCCGAGACCGTGCGCGCCGGGATCCAGGCCGTACCGCGCGGCCAGCGCGAGGCTGCCCGGTCACTGGGCATGTCGAGCAGCCGGGCGATGATCAGCATCGTCATTCCGCAGGCCTTTCGCATCATCGTGCCGCCGTTGACGAACGAGCTGGTGTTGCTGTTCAAGGACAGCAGCCTGGTGCTCTTTCTGGGCGTGCAGCTCGGCGAGCGCGAGCTCACCAAGTTCGGCCGCGACTTGGCCAGCACCAAGGCCAACATCACCCCGATCCTGATCGCCGGCCTGTGCTACCTGGTCATCACCATTCCCCTGAGCTACCTCGCACGACGGCTCGAGGCCCGCAACGCGAAGGCGAACGCATGAGTCTCGACCCGGCCACTGCCGACACCGACACCGGCCGCAGCCGCGAGGACGCCGCGATCGACGTCCGCGCCCTGCACAAGTCATTCGGTTCGAACCACGTGCTGCGCGGCATCGACTTTCACGTCGCCCGCGGTGAGGTGGTGTGCGTCATCGGGCCGTCCGGCTCGGGCAAGTCGACGCTGCTGCGCTGCATCAACCTGCTCGAGGAGCCGCAGTCGGGCGAGGTCTTCGTCGGCGGCGTCGAGATCACCGACCCGGACGTCGACATCGACGCGGTCCGGCGCCGGATCGGCATGGTCTTCCAGTCGTTCAATTTGTTTCCGCACCTGACCGTGCTCGAGAACCTCACCATCGCCCAGCGCCGGGTGCTGCGCCGGTCGAAGTCCCAGGCCGAGCAACTGGCCAATGCCAACCTGGCGAAAGTCGGGCTGTCGGACAAGGCCCACGCCTATCCGGCGCAGCTGTCCGGTGGCCAGCAGCAGCGCGCGGCGATCGCCCGGTCGCTGTCGATGGGCCCGGACGTGATGCTGTTCGACGAGCCCACCTCGGCCCTGGACCCCGAACTGGTCGGCGACGTGCTGGCGGTCATGCGTGACCTCGCCGCCGAGGGCATGACCATGATGGTGGTGACGCACGAGATGAGCTTCGCCCGCGAGGTCGCGAACCGGGTGGTGTTCATGGACGGCGGCGTGGTGGTCGAGGAAGGCAGTCCGGAGCAGGTGATCGCCAACCCGCGGCAGGAGCGCACCCGCTCGTTCCTGGCCCGGGTGCTCGACCCGGCCGCGGCCAAGGGGCCGATCGAGGCCTGACCGCCCGGCGTCAGCCAGCCGTCGGGGCGGGCTACTTCGGCGGGCCGAGTGTCGGCCCGACCACCGGCTCGTCGTCCCGGTAGCCACCCGCGGCCCACCTGATCAGATCCGGCAGCGCCAGCGTGATCTGAGCCAGCGTGGTGAGCAGCACCACCGGCAGGAGCAGCGGCGCGAGCACCATCGCGATCAGGGCGACCCGCACGTCGGTGAGCACCCCCACCGCGAGCGCGGCGAGCAGCAGCCCGCCGGCCACCGCCGCATGCCAGTTGAGGGAGTGCAGCGGCGCCGGCGACGCACCCGGCCCGGCGCCGGCCAGGCAGGCCACGATCGCGACCAGGCTGGCCGGAACGGTGATTATCAGCGCCCGGCGTTTCAACACCGCCATCAGCACCACCAGGCCGAGCACCGCCAACCAGAAGGGCCAGTCCGACAGCCAGCCGTCCAGGCGCGGCGGCCCGCCGCCGAGGGCGACGGTCAGCGCGTGCAGGCCGACGATCGCCACGGCGAACACCAGCGCCACCAGCTCGATGGCAAGCCACTTGCTGTAGTTGAAAAATCGCCCGAAGGACACACCGGCCCAGAAGATCCACCTGCGCGCCGGGCCGACGCCTTCACAACGCAGCGCCTCGCGAAAGAGATCGTCTGCCTCGGCGCGGATCTGCACCGGGGTCCGGCCGGGCGGGACCGGCCGGCCGGCGGCGTCGCGATCTTCGGGATGGGCCAGGCAGGGGTGCTTGGCAACCTCGCAGCGGTGGTCGTGCAGCAGCGCTGAGCGCAGGTGCTGGCCATAGGGACCGAGAATCCCCCACAGAAAACCGGGTACTGAGGTCAGATCGGTGCTCTGGCCGGGTGCGTCGATACTGCTGGTGTGCGCGGGCACCACGAAGTACCGGCCGTCCTTGGCGACATAGCCATAGGGCTGTCTGAGCTGCCAGAGCGGTAAGCGTGCCCGGCGGGCGCGATCCGGGGGCAGCCGCTCCTTCACCTCTCGCACCGAGAAGAAAGCCAGTTCCAGGGGAGCGGGCGGGACGCCGGCTGGATTGTCAGGATCGCGGGGATGGGCGACGAAGGACATGCGCGCGAGCATGCCCGCGCGCATCGCCGCTTGTCCACAACACCTGTCGCGACGCACCCCCGGATTGGCTCGGCAAACACGGGTCTGGTGGCAAACTTCTGCGACTATCTCTGGCATGGGGGAAGACTCGGCACCGGGTGATGCCCGCGTCGAGCCAACCCCTCATGACACCCGGCCGGCGCCAGACCGGATCGGCGTCGATGGACCCGATCCCGTCCGGGTGGCGCTGGAGGACGCGCTGGCCGCCGCCCGACACGAACAGGCCGCCGCCCGGGCCCGGCTGAACGAAGCTCACGAAGAAGCTCAAACGCTGATCCGCGACGCCACCCACCAGGCGATGCTGGTCGGAGCGGCCGCCGAGCAGACCGCTGAACACATTCTCGCCGAGGCTCACGCCGAAGCGGAGCACGAGCAGGAGCAGGCCAAGCAGGCCGCCGCCGCGTTCCGGGCGCAGGCTGAGCAGATCCTGCTCGGCGCCCAGCGCGAAGCAGAACAACGCCATGCCCACCTCGCGGCGGATCTGACTCGATCCTGGGGCGAGCACGAGCGCGAGCTGCGCGAACTGCTGGCCGTAGCGCAGGCCGAAGCCGCCGCCGTCCGGACCGCGGCGGACCAGCAGGCAGCCACCGTGCTCGACCAGGCACAGCAGCAGGCGGCTCTGCTACTGACCGCCGCTGAGGACCGCCTGGCCGACGCCGAACGAGAAGTGGCAACCCACCGGCTCGCGGCCACCGAGCAGGCGGCAGCCGTACTGGATGACGCCCGGCAGCAGGCCACCCGTGAACTGGCTGCCGCCGCCGAGCAGACCACCTGGGCGCAGCAGGTCGTGACCGGCCTGGTCGACACCGCGGCCTTGGAAGCCGGCCGGATCCGCGGCCAGGCGCATGCCGAGGCCGCCGCGGCGCTGCGCCGGACGCGGCTGCGGCTCAGCGGTGTGCTGGCGTCGGCGTCGGCCAACCTGCGCCAGCGACGCGCCGAACTGGAGCACGACATCCAGGCCGCCGCCGACAGCAACAGCCGGCGACTGGCCGAGGTGGCGAGCGAGTCGGCAGCCATCCTGGCTCGGGCCCGCCAGCAGGCCGAAGTGATGATCGCCCAGGCGGAGGAACTCGCCGCCGGCCGCCACGACCGTGCCGAGCGGCGGCTGGCCGAGGCCGAGGCCGGCGCCCGCGCGGTTCGGGAGCAGGTGGCCGAGCAGGTCGGCCAGTCGCAGCGGGAGATGTATGAGTTGCGGCGCGCGGCCAAGGCCCAAGCGAACCTGGCGGTCAGCAACGCCCGCGCCGAGGCCGATGACATCCGAGTCCTGGCCCACCAGTTGCTGACCGAGGCGCGGGCCGAGGTCGCGCTGCTGACCGAGCGGCGCAACGCCATCGCCGCCGAACTGGGCCAGCTGTCAGGGGTGATCGAGGCCCTGGCCGGCGACCAGGGGTGGCCGCAGGAGACGAGTGAGCCGGTCGGCGCT
The DNA window shown above is from Jatrophihabitans sp. and carries:
- a CDS encoding ANTAR domain-containing protein, whose protein sequence is MSTQPAHFLEHRSSAEAGSDLGSILRALDGLVASAEPAVVFTSLARLCVPLICDAATVALKTADQQAYLTKWPWSAADPEDSALVREAMAGRQVVSHDAVLTPILGMSTEGVLDYQGVLTLAFHTERPGPSHRVLAQLVVERAVTLIERERLAELATALQTKVDNLGVALTTNRQIGIAIGIIMANHKLTGDHAFDLLRRVSQHSHRKIHDIAVDVVDAGVLELPAGLTAMAPPVAPGTETGTASGRRTFLPGPHTSLHCAPRH
- a CDS encoding amino acid ABC transporter ATP-binding protein, which produces MSLDPATADTDTGRSREDAAIDVRALHKSFGSNHVLRGIDFHVARGEVVCVIGPSGSGKSTLLRCINLLEEPQSGEVFVGGVEITDPDVDIDAVRRRIGMVFQSFNLFPHLTVLENLTIAQRRVLRRSKSQAEQLANANLAKVGLSDKAHAYPAQLSGGQQQRAAIARSLSMGPDVMLFDEPTSALDPELVGDVLAVMRDLAAEGMTMMVVTHEMSFAREVANRVVFMDGGVVVEEGSPEQVIANPRQERTRSFLARVLDPAAAKGPIEA
- a CDS encoding transporter substrate-binding domain-containing protein; its protein translation is MARAAIAVCALVLLAGCGSSDDEPTDAGKDSGIKLIKAGELTTCTHLPYPPFQSAQDGKVVGFDVDLIDLVAKDLGVKQGIVDTPFENIKTGASLNAGECDVAAAGMTITEERKANLDFSEPYFDATQALLAKKGSGITSLETAKGKKFGSQASTTGEDYVKGKGIDPVSFETSDAELNGLRSGQVEVIVQDLPVVNGWLKDPANSDYEVVANLDTGEQYGFAVKKDSNDELLAKINAALAKAKSDGTYDSIYTKWIGAKPAS
- a CDS encoding B12-binding domain-containing protein, which encodes MPVSDGDEEPHNAFPGVPIAEAARQLGVPMPTLRSWELRYNMPETVRGVGKHRRYSTAELHGLRLMRDEIARGKRASQAAQSVRELLRLTGTASEFVNDVLAASKRSDPVAVRAPRTRAQGALGLAACLDDVLLPAMRQVGLWWQTGRCDVEQEHLATEASRAWLETLAAYAPAPARPTPIVLACGPTDLHTIGLEALATLLRYQQWTVRLLGAKTSVPALETAIRATGAGAAVIVSHLNSGRARAIQSLHAANVLGVEVFYAGNAFTSTRSRRNLPGTYLGTRLQDACKLIDSALG
- a CDS encoding amino acid ABC transporter permease, translated to MATSTSSAETTPGSKPGGKPGAPRSRLTRRQRRRLSLGVQYTVFVAVLVLLASLADWETLRQNFARGEIAREMFPGVLTVALKNTVIYTMTGFAAGLVLGVLLALMRLSSVPPYRWLAAAYVEVFRGLPALLIFIFVGIGVPLAFPGAKIPGGTVGKVALALALVSAAYMAETVRAGIQAVPRGQREAARSLGMSSSRAMISIVIPQAFRIIVPPLTNELVLLFKDSSLVLFLGVQLGERELTKFGRDLASTKANITPILIAGLCYLVITIPLSYLARRLEARNAKANA
- a CDS encoding antibiotic biosynthesis monooxygenase encodes the protein MYVSVSRLRVAVDRSDELIAAFTQRAGLVENHDGFVDLQVWRSDRDPAEVLMVSRWRDRDSFKAYMKSEDHRVSHARMDPGLKNAIKLERLEHLQQTYEVVAQ
- a CDS encoding NAD(P)H-dependent oxidoreductase — encoded protein: MCHRRALRLSASDGCGDSLGGCVSHEAVAHHRHATSCPIEHPAGLNAFLQRLQSKRPESEVRSRDLFAEELPPVDGQNMDSKYRLMVGRPIDPDHAESWTHIEALIEEFLAADLYLVTAPMWNFSIPYALKYYIDAIVQPRYLFAYNEHGVPVGLVHGKRIVCITSRGGDYSLESPMHAFDAEESYLRQIFGFVGITDFHCVNAQPMDQSPTVRAAAIESAKQAACSLADELADAYTPA
- a CDS encoding B12-binding domain-containing protein; the encoded protein is MGQQQPLRGTPTGPAELPAEFADRFLRAFRRDDPTTMRRVLEQATEACGLGGCLDDVLLPGMRAIGALWQSGQCGIEKERLATECARAWLQSHEVLVPAPDRGPPVVLACGPTDQHSLALEALGILLRYEGQECRLLGARVSTRALVTAIRASLPAAVVIVSHLRANRNRAAESLRLAHEQVPELFYAGDAFATARLRRNLPGTYLGTRLQTASSLILRSAARTEPAS
- a CDS encoding DUF1353 domain-containing protein, which encodes MSFVAHPRDPDNPAGVPPAPLELAFFSVREVKERLPPDRARRARLPLWQLRQPYGYVAKDGRYFVVPAHTSSIDAPGQSTDLTSVPGFLWGILGPYGQHLRSALLHDHRCEVAKHPCLAHPEDRDAAGRPVPPGRTPVQIRAEADDLFREALRCEGVGPARRWIFWAGVSFGRFFNYSKWLAIELVALVFAVAIVGLHALTVALGGGPPRLDGWLSDWPFWLAVLGLVVLMAVLKRRALIITVPASLVAIVACLAGAGPGASPAPLHSLNWHAAVAGGLLLAALAVGVLTDVRVALIAMVLAPLLLPVVLLTTLAQITLALPDLIRWAAGGYRDDEPVVGPTLGPPK